A window of Pelomonas sp. SE-A7 genomic DNA:
CCCAGGTGCTGAAGATGACGCCGGAGAACCACGACGCCGCCTTTGCCGCCGTCAGCCACCTGCCCCATCTGCTGGCCTATGCCTTCTACCAGTCGGTGGCCAAGCAGCCGGTCGGCCGCGACTACCTCAGCCTGGCCGGCCCGGGCTTCCGGGACTTCACCCGTATCGCCGCCAGCGAACCCACCGTCTGGCGCGACATCCTCATGGCCAACCGGGCCGAGGTGCTGAAGCAGTCGCGCCTGTTCCGCAAGGCGCTGGACCGGCTGGAGACGCTGATCGTCAGCGGCAATGCCACGGCGCTGGAGGAGCAGATCCGCCAGGTGTCCGAGGACCGCAGCCAGTGGCAGATGGGCCAGCTCACCGTGCCGCGCTCGCAGCAGCGCTAGCCTCGCCGGCCTCCGGCCTTTCCGAATCCGTTTTCCGTCTTCCTCATGTTCAAGATTCTCTTCCTCGACCTGCCGCCGCTGCGCGCGGCCGCCGGCACCGTCCGACTGCCCGGCTCCAAGAGCATCTCCAACCGCGTGCTGCTGCTGGCCGGCCTGAGCGAAGGCCAGACCCTGGTCCATGACCTGCTCGACTCCGACGACACGGCCGTGATGCTGGCTGCTCTGAAGGAGCTGGGTTGCCAGATCGAACAAGTGCCAGGCGGCCCCCTCAAGGTGACCGGCATAGGCGGCAAGCTGCGGACCAAATCGGCCAAGCTCTTCCTGGGCAATGCCGGCACCGCCATGCGGCCGCTGACTGCGGCCCTCTCGCTGCTGGCTTCCACGCAAGGCGGTGAGTTCGAGCTGTCGGGCGTTCCGCGCATGCACGAGCGCCCCATCGGCGACCTGGTCGACGCCCTGCGCGGCCTGGGCTGCCAAGTCGACTGCCTCGCCAATGAAGGCTATCCGCCACTGCGGCTGTCTGGCCCGGTGCCGCTCAAGCTGGCCGAGCCGGTGCGGGTGCGCGGCGACGTGTCCAGCCAGTTCCTGACCGCTCTGCTGCTGGCCCTGCCCCTGGTGGCAGAACACGATGTCCACATCGACGTGGTCGGCGAACTGATCTCCAAACCCTACATCCACATCACGCTGGAGCTGCTCAAGCGCTTCGGCATCGAGGTGCGGCGCGAGGGCTGGCAGCGCTTCACCATCCCGGCCGGCAGCCGCTTTGTGTCGCCGGGCGAAGCTCATGTGGAGGGCGATGCCTCGTCGGCCTCGTACTTCGTCGCGCTGGGCGCGATTGCGGCCATTGAAGCGCCCGTGCGCATCGAAGGCGTGGGCAGCGAATCGCTGCAAGGCGACGTGCGCTTCATCGAAGCGGCCCAGGCCATGGGCGCCGAGGTGCGCGCCGAGGCCAATGCGGTGGAAGTCCGCCGCGGCGCCTGGCCGCTCAAGGCCCTGGACCTGGACTGCAACCACATCCCCGACGCCGCCATGACCCTGGCCGTGATGGCGCTCTATGCCGACGGCCCCAGCATCCTGCGCAATATCGCCAGCTGGCGCGTCAAGGAAACCGACCGCATTGCCGCCATGGCCACCGAGTTGCGCAAGCTGGGAGCCAAGGTCGAGGAAGGCCAGGACTGGCTACGCATCCATCCGCTGCGCGACTGGAAGCCGGCCGCCATCCACACCTACGACGACCATCGCGTCGCCATGTGCTTCTCGCTGGCGGCCTTCAACGGCCTGGTCACCGAGCAGGCCGTGCCGGTGCGCATCCTCGAGCCGCATTGCGTGGCCAAGACCTTCCCGGACTATTTCGAGACCCTGTTCGAGGTCGTGACCGCCCGCACCGAGGACATCCCGGTCCTCACCATCGACGGCCCCACGGCGTCGGGCAAGGGCACGTTGGCCGATGAGGTCGCCCATGAGTTGGGCTATGCCGTGCTCGACTCCGGCGCCCTCTACCGGGCCGCCGGTCTGGCCGCACGTCGGCAGGGCGTGAACCTGGACGATGGTCCGGCCGTCGCCAAGGTGGCCGCCGCCATGGACCTGCGCTTCCGCAAGGGCCGGGTCTACCTGGCCGATGAAGACATCAGCGACCTCCTGCGCGAGGAAGCTTCGGGCCTGGCCGCCTCCCAGGTCGCCTTCCATGCCGAAGTCCGCGCCGCATTGAACCAGCTGCAGCTGGACTTCCGCCAGGTGCCTGGCCTGGTGGCCGATGGCCGGGACATGGGCTCGATGGTGTTTGCCGACGCCCCGCTCAAGGTCTTCCTGACCGCCAGCGCCCAGACGCGCGCCGAAAGGCGTCATAAGCAATTGATTTCCAAGGGTATTTCGGCTAATATCGCCGGCTTGCGTGAAGATTTGGAGGCCCGGGACGCCCGCGACAAAGGTCGCAGCGCCTCGCCCCTCAAAGCTGCCGCAGACGCGCGGATGCTCGACAACTCCGCCCAGACCATCGAGGAATCTCGCGATCTGGTGCTGGCTTGGTGGGCTGAAGCCAGGCCGTTCTGACGCTCGGCGTTTGAGCATCAAAGCGGCATCGGGCCCGCCGCCCTTCCCTTCGGACGTCAGTCCATCGAGGGCGGCGATCTCTACAACCTAACCCGCAGGCCCGCCTGCAACACTGCCGAATTCGACTAACGCTGGTCGGCCGGCCCAGGAATCTCAAATGTCCAACACCCAAACCGCCCAAGCCTCTGGCATGGAATCGTTCGCCGCCCTCTTCGAGGAATCGCTGCAAAAGGCTGACATGCGTTCCGGCGAGGTCATCTCGGCCGAAGTCGTCCGTGTCGAGCACAACTTCGTGGTCGTCAACGCCGGCCTGAAGTCCGAAGCCTATGTGCCCATCGAAGAGTTCAAGAACGACCAGGGCGAGCTGGAAGTCCACGTCGGTGACTTCGTTGCCGTCGCGATCGACGCCATCGAAAACGGCTACGGCGACACCATCCTGTCGCGCGACAAGGCCAAGCGCCTGGCCTCGTGGCTGTCGCTGGAAACCGCTCTGGAGTCGGGTGACTTCGTGACCGGTACCGTCTCCGGCAAGGTCAAGGGCGGCCTGACCGTCCTGGTCAACGGCATCCGCGCCTTCCTGCCCGGTTCGCTGCTGGACACCCGCCCGGTGAAGGACATGAGCCCGTTCGAGGGCAAGACCATGGAATTCAAGGTCATCAAGCTGGACCGCAAGCGCAACAACGTTGTGCTGTCGCGTCGCGCGGTGGTCGAGGCTTCGATGGGTGAAGAGCGCGCCAAGCTGCTGGAAACGCTGTCGGAAGGCGCCATCGTCAACGGCGTGGTCAAGAACATCACCGAATACGGTGCGTTCGTGGACCTGGGCGGCATCGACGGCCTGCTGCACATCACCGACATGGCATGGCGCCGTGTCCGTCACCCGAGCGAAGTGGTGACCGTCGGCCAGGAGCTGACCGCCAAGGTCCTGAAGTTCGACGCCGAGAAGAACCGCGTCTCGCTGGGTCTGAAGCAGCTGGGCGACGACCCCTGGTTCGGCGTGGCCCGTCGCTACCCGACCGGCACCCGTCTGTTCGGCAAGGTCACGAACATCGCCGACTACGGCGCGTTCGTCGAGATCGAGCCGGGCATCGAAGGCCTGGTGCACGTCTCCGAAATGGACTGGACCAACAAGAACGTCGCTCCCTCGAAGATCGTTTCGCTGGGCGACGAGGTCGAAGTCATGGTCCTGGAGATCGACGAAGAGAAGCGTCGCATCTCGCTGGGCATGAAGCAGTGCAAGGCCAACCCGTGGGAAGAGTTCGCCGAGAACGTCAAGCGCGGCGACAAGGTCAAGGGTCCGGTCAAGTCGATCACCGACTTCGGCGTGTTCGTGGGCCTGGCCCAGGGCATCGACGGCCTGGTCCACCTGTCGGACCTGTCGTGGCAAGAGACTGGCGAAGCTGCCGTGCGCAACTTCAAGAAGGGCCAGGAAGTCGAAGCCATCGTGCTGGCCGTTGACGTCGAGCGCGAGCGCATCTCGCTGGGCATCAAGCAACTGGACGCCGACCCGTTCACCAGCTACACCTCGGTCAATGACCGCGGCATGACCGTGACCGGCAAGGTCAAGACGGTTGACGCCCGTGGCGCCGAGATCGAACTGGCTGACGACGTGCTGGGCTACCTGCGCGCTTCGGAAATCTCGCGCGACCGCGTCGAAGATGCCCGCAACGTGCTGAAGGAAGGCGACGAAGTGACGACCCTGATCGTCAACATCGACCGCAAGACCCGCAACATCCAGCTGTCGATCAAGGCCAAGGACAACGCCGACCAACAGGAAGCCATGCAGCGCCTGTCGGCCACGTCCGAGCGTGAGAACGCCGGCACCACCAGCCTGGGCGCCCTGCTGCGCGCCAAGCTGGACAACAACAACGGCTAAACTGCCAGCCAGGCGGTCCGGTGCCCAGCGCACCAGGCCGCCTCTGGTGATGCCGCAGGCTCGCCACTCCAACCGGGGGGCGAGCCTGATTTTTTTGCCACCGTCTCCAAGAACACCATGACCCGATCCGACCTCGCTGCCCTCCTGGCCGAACGCTTTCCCCAGCTGACGCAGCGCGACACCGAGTTCGCCGTCAAGACCATCCTGGACGCCATGTCCGACGCGCTGTCTCGCGGCCACCGCATCGAGATCCGCGGCTTCGGCAGCTTCCAGGTCAACCGCCGCCCGCCCCGCATGGGCCGCAATCCGCGCAGCGGCGAGCAGGTGCTGATCCCCGAAAAGCTGGTGCCCCACTTCAAGCCGGGCAAGGCCCTGCGCGAAGCCGTGGACGCCCAGCCACTCAAGAGCGAAGACTGAGGCTTGCACCCATCGCGCGCGCCTAGAATCGCCGCCTGATGTTGCGCCTCATCACCTGGCTCCTGCGGGCCTTCCTCTTCTTTGCCCTCTTCGCCTTCGCGCTGAACAACCAGCAGGAGGTGGCCGTGCATTGGTTCTTCGGCCACGAGTGGCGCGCGCCGCTGGTGATTGTCGTGCTGCTGGTCTTCGGCATTGGCTGCGCGCTGGGCGTGCTGTCCATGGTGCCGGCCTGGTGGCGCCATCGACGCCTGGCACGCCAGCGTCAAGACCTGCCCCCCGAGACCCTGCCGCCCGGCGACCCGCTGAACAACAACCCCCTGCCCCGCGATGGACTTTGACCTGCGCTGGCTGCTGATCGCCATGCCCGTGGCCTTTGCGCTGGGCTGGCTGGCCTCGCGCCTGGACATGCGCCAGCTGCGCCGCGAGCAGCGCGATGCGCCCAAGGCCTATTTCAAGGGCCTGAACCTGCTGCTGAACGAACAGCAGGACAAGGCCATCGACGCCTTCATAGAAGCAGTCCAGCTGGACCCCGACACCTCCGAACTGCACTTCGCCCTGGGCAACCTCTTCCGCCGCCGTGGCGAATACGAGCGGGCCGTGCGTGTGCACCAGCACCTGCTGCAGCGCGGCGATCTGCCGGCGCAGGAGCGCGCCAGAGCCCAACATGCGCTGGCCCAGGACTTCCTCAAGGCCGGCCTGTTCGACCGCGCTGAAGAAGCTTTCCGCGCCCTGGCCGGCACCCGCTTTGAGACCGAGGCCGAGCTGGCCCTGCTGTCGCTGTACGAGCGCTCGCGCGAGTGGCGTAAGGCTGCCGACGTGGCCCGTCACCTGGAGCAGATGGGCACAGGCTCGTTCGCCTCGCGCATTGCCCATTTCCTCTGCGAACTGGCGCTAGAAGCACAGGCCCGCCAGCAGGACGACGAGGCGCAGAAGCTGCTTGCCGAAGCACGCAAGCTGGCGCCCCAAGCCGCACGGGCCCATGTGCTGGCCGGGCAGATGCTGGTCCGCCGCGGCCAGGCCGAGCAAGCCATGGCGGCGTTCGCCGAGCTGCTCGCGTCCAATCCCGAGGCCTTCAACCTGGTCGCCAAGGACTATGCCGAGGCGGCCCGCGCCAGTGGCAGCGCGGAGTTGCAGGCCAAGGCCCTGGACCTGCTGCACGCCCGCTACCAACGCGCACCTGGCCTGCACCTGCTGCTGGCCATAGGCCTGCTGGACAGCGACCCGGCCCGCCAGCGCGAGCGCCTGCTGCACCATCTACGCGAACAGCCCATGCTGTCGGCGGCCAAGCTCTTGCTGGAGCGGGGCCCTCTGCAAGTCGAGACCGAGCAGCCCCTGGTCCGCACCGCGCTGGAACGCGCCAGCCGGCCGCTGCAGCGCTACCGCTGCGCTGCCTGCGGCTTCGAGGCCCAGCACTACTTCTGGCAATGCCCGGGTTGCCTGACCTGGGATTCCTACCCGCCTCGCCACGTCGAGGAACTCTGATGACGACGACAAGCACCCATCCGCAAGAAGCTCCGGCCGTCGTGATTCCGCCCCGCGTCATCCTTTGCATGAAGTGGGGCACGAAGTACGGCCCGGAATACGTCAACCGGCTCTATGCCATGGTGCGCCGCCACCTGCGCGGCGAATTCCGCTTCGTCTGCCTGACCGACCGCACCGAAGGCATTCGCGCCGAAGTCGAATGCCTGCCCATCCCCGACCTGGCCCTGCCCCCGGGGATCCCCGAGCGTGGCTGGACCAAGCTGACCACCTTCGAGAAGGACCTGCACGGCCTCAAGGGCACGGCCCTGTTCCTGGACCTGGACGTGGTCATCGTCGACGACATCACGCCCTTCTTCCATGCGCCCGGCGAGTTCCTGATCATTCACGACTGGAAGCGCCCCTGGCGCATCACCGGCAACTCCTCGGTCTACCGCTTCGAGCTCGGCGCCCATTCGGACATCCTGGCCAAGTTCCGCGCCCAGCATGAGCAGATCCGCCAGCAGTTCCGCAACGAGCAGGCCTACCTCTCGGACGAGGTGCACAAGCAGGGTCGTCTGCGCTACTGGGACCCGGCCTGGTGCGCCAGCTACAAGTACCACTGCATCCCGACCTTCCCGACCAACTTCTGGAAGCGGCCCCGCATTCCG
This region includes:
- a CDS encoding bifunctional 3-phosphoshikimate 1-carboxyvinyltransferase/cytidylate kinase, with the protein product MFKILFLDLPPLRAAAGTVRLPGSKSISNRVLLLAGLSEGQTLVHDLLDSDDTAVMLAALKELGCQIEQVPGGPLKVTGIGGKLRTKSAKLFLGNAGTAMRPLTAALSLLASTQGGEFELSGVPRMHERPIGDLVDALRGLGCQVDCLANEGYPPLRLSGPVPLKLAEPVRVRGDVSSQFLTALLLALPLVAEHDVHIDVVGELISKPYIHITLELLKRFGIEVRREGWQRFTIPAGSRFVSPGEAHVEGDASSASYFVALGAIAAIEAPVRIEGVGSESLQGDVRFIEAAQAMGAEVRAEANAVEVRRGAWPLKALDLDCNHIPDAAMTLAVMALYADGPSILRNIASWRVKETDRIAAMATELRKLGAKVEEGQDWLRIHPLRDWKPAAIHTYDDHRVAMCFSLAAFNGLVTEQAVPVRILEPHCVAKTFPDYFETLFEVVTARTEDIPVLTIDGPTASGKGTLADEVAHELGYAVLDSGALYRAAGLAARRQGVNLDDGPAVAKVAAAMDLRFRKGRVYLADEDISDLLREEASGLAASQVAFHAEVRAALNQLQLDFRQVPGLVADGRDMGSMVFADAPLKVFLTASAQTRAERRHKQLISKGISANIAGLREDLEARDARDKGRSASPLKAAADARMLDNSAQTIEESRDLVLAWWAEARPF
- the rpsA gene encoding 30S ribosomal protein S1, whose amino-acid sequence is MPNSTNAGRPAQESQMSNTQTAQASGMESFAALFEESLQKADMRSGEVISAEVVRVEHNFVVVNAGLKSEAYVPIEEFKNDQGELEVHVGDFVAVAIDAIENGYGDTILSRDKAKRLASWLSLETALESGDFVTGTVSGKVKGGLTVLVNGIRAFLPGSLLDTRPVKDMSPFEGKTMEFKVIKLDRKRNNVVLSRRAVVEASMGEERAKLLETLSEGAIVNGVVKNITEYGAFVDLGGIDGLLHITDMAWRRVRHPSEVVTVGQELTAKVLKFDAEKNRVSLGLKQLGDDPWFGVARRYPTGTRLFGKVTNIADYGAFVEIEPGIEGLVHVSEMDWTNKNVAPSKIVSLGDEVEVMVLEIDEEKRRISLGMKQCKANPWEEFAENVKRGDKVKGPVKSITDFGVFVGLAQGIDGLVHLSDLSWQETGEAAVRNFKKGQEVEAIVLAVDVERERISLGIKQLDADPFTSYTSVNDRGMTVTGKVKTVDARGAEIELADDVLGYLRASEISRDRVEDARNVLKEGDEVTTLIVNIDRKTRNIQLSIKAKDNADQQEAMQRLSATSERENAGTTSLGALLRAKLDNNNG
- a CDS encoding integration host factor subunit beta, with translation MTRSDLAALLAERFPQLTQRDTEFAVKTILDAMSDALSRGHRIEIRGFGSFQVNRRPPRMGRNPRSGEQVLIPEKLVPHFKPGKALREAVDAQPLKSED
- a CDS encoding LapA family protein, translating into MRLITWLLRAFLFFALFAFALNNQQEVAVHWFFGHEWRAPLVIVVLLVFGIGCALGVLSMVPAWWRHRRLARQRQDLPPETLPPGDPLNNNPLPRDGL
- a CDS encoding glycosyltransferase is translated as MTTTSTHPQEAPAVVIPPRVILCMKWGTKYGPEYVNRLYAMVRRHLRGEFRFVCLTDRTEGIRAEVECLPIPDLALPPGIPERGWTKLTTFEKDLHGLKGTALFLDLDVVIVDDITPFFHAPGEFLIIHDWKRPWRITGNSSVYRFELGAHSDILAKFRAQHEQIRQQFRNEQAYLSDEVHKQGRLRYWDPAWCASYKYHCIPTFPTNFWKRPRIPVGARILIFHGVVNPPDALVGRRNNNWRFVRPAPWIAEHWHE
- the lapB gene encoding lipopolysaccharide assembly protein LapB; this translates as MDFDLRWLLIAMPVAFALGWLASRLDMRQLRREQRDAPKAYFKGLNLLLNEQQDKAIDAFIEAVQLDPDTSELHFALGNLFRRRGEYERAVRVHQHLLQRGDLPAQERARAQHALAQDFLKAGLFDRAEEAFRALAGTRFETEAELALLSLYERSREWRKAADVARHLEQMGTGSFASRIAHFLCELALEAQARQQDDEAQKLLAEARKLAPQAARAHVLAGQMLVRRGQAEQAMAAFAELLASNPEAFNLVAKDYAEAARASGSAELQAKALDLLHARYQRAPGLHLLLAIGLLDSDPARQRERLLHHLREQPMLSAAKLLLERGPLQVETEQPLVRTALERASRPLQRYRCAACGFEAQHYFWQCPGCLTWDSYPPRHVEEL